The Nitrospira tepida genome includes a window with the following:
- a CDS encoding RusA family crossover junction endodeoxyribonuclease: MTRKQTRYPVAVRVVSYRSSSSVSSADVLPLIGPVPASSARPDSHRKPLSFQVKKKRPASTPPAPYPYPRISDTSLEAILPVPPSINHQYATVNGRRVLTAAGRTYKAEVAQLVAVGLARFPRRAFFLDRIQSASLSLTIRFCFSSALRRDVDSGLKIAQDALCAGLGLNDNRITEIHLYKRQDKHQPRIEVTLSLLDQPLAT; encoded by the coding sequence GTGACCCGCAAACAGACTCGATACCCCGTCGCGGTGCGCGTCGTATCCTATCGCAGTAGCTCCTCCGTTTCGTCCGCTGACGTGCTCCCTCTCATAGGGCCTGTCCCAGCGTCGTCAGCCAGACCTGATTCACATCGAAAACCCCTTTCGTTCCAGGTCAAGAAAAAACGACCGGCATCGACGCCACCGGCCCCTTATCCGTATCCTCGCATCTCCGATACTTCTCTGGAAGCGATCCTCCCCGTCCCCCCGAGCATCAATCACCAATATGCGACGGTCAACGGCCGGCGCGTGTTGACTGCGGCCGGCCGCACGTACAAGGCCGAGGTCGCCCAATTGGTGGCGGTCGGACTCGCCCGCTTTCCCCGGCGAGCCTTCTTCTTGGACAGGATCCAGTCGGCCTCCCTATCGCTCACGATCCGATTTTGCTTCAGCTCGGCGCTGCGGCGGGACGTGGATAGCGGCCTCAAGATCGCGCAGGACGCGCTCTGCGCGGGATTGGGGCTCAACGACAATCGGATTACGGAAATCCACCTGTACAAGCGGCAAGACAAGCACCAGCCGCGAATCGAGGTGACGCTGTCGTTATTGGATCAGCCCCTTGCCACTTGA
- a CDS encoding ComF family protein — translation MPVAPFSLTVGPTASWSWPTRLGAVGRRILNHILPMSCGACGIRLTDDPLPFACRSCWARIEPLPQPRCPRCGFPFASPVALTYSPDHTCATCRRRKPSYTRAWSLFPYESPLRDLVHLLKYKNKMVLGSVLGRLMCKHLPAFPELDLVLPVPLGPYRLLEREYNQSLLLADAIARAIGKPLDWSSLVRIRQTTPQTALPRRARLKNLRRTFAVARSGRISGRRVLLVDDVFTTGTTVNECAKTLRRAGSAEVYVVTLARTL, via the coding sequence ATGCCGGTTGCACCTTTCAGCCTGACGGTGGGTCCGACGGCTTCATGGTCATGGCCGACGCGGCTGGGAGCCGTAGGGCGACGCATCCTCAATCATATCCTTCCCATGTCGTGCGGCGCTTGCGGGATCCGCTTGACCGATGACCCCCTGCCATTCGCCTGTCGCTCCTGTTGGGCCCGGATCGAGCCGCTGCCGCAACCTCGTTGTCCTCGTTGCGGGTTCCCGTTCGCCTCGCCGGTCGCCCTGACCTACAGTCCCGACCACACCTGCGCAACCTGCCGGCGCCGAAAGCCCTCCTATACGCGCGCCTGGTCGCTCTTCCCGTACGAATCGCCGCTTCGAGACCTGGTCCATCTCCTCAAGTACAAAAACAAGATGGTCCTGGGATCGGTCTTGGGCCGTTTGATGTGCAAACACCTCCCGGCTTTTCCAGAGCTGGACCTCGTCTTGCCGGTCCCTTTGGGGCCTTATCGCCTGCTGGAGCGGGAGTACAACCAGTCCCTGCTGCTGGCGGATGCCATCGCCCGCGCCATCGGCAAACCGCTGGACTGGTCCAGCCTCGTTCGTATCAGGCAGACCACGCCCCAGACGGCGCTCCCCCGCAGGGCTCGGCTCAAAAATCTTCGCCGGACCTTCGCGGTGGCCAGGTCGGGGAGAATCTCCGGCCGGCGCGTGCTGTTGGTCGATGATGTGTTCACAACCGGCACGACGGTCAACGAATGCGCCAAAACCCTGCGCAGGGCGGGCAGTGCCGAGGTGTACGTCGTAACGCTGGCTCGAACCCTGTAG
- a CDS encoding division/cell wall cluster transcriptional repressor MraZ translates to MDLGNLREEKRGQSYFAGEYLCKVDEKGRFIMPSPIREQIEAEARGVVFLKGPEQSLWIYTAPEWERVLGRMQSKLDEDQSRLFMHFIVSEAGNSDLDKTGRVLIPGRLRKLIPLDEDQEVVLVGMYHRIELWNPSDWRRYISKTEDHYEQNIGKILNLL, encoded by the coding sequence ATGGACCTTGGCAATCTGAGAGAAGAGAAGCGGGGCCAGTCGTACTTTGCCGGAGAGTACCTCTGCAAGGTGGATGAGAAGGGCCGCTTTATCATGCCTTCACCTATTCGAGAGCAAATCGAGGCGGAAGCCAGAGGCGTGGTGTTCCTCAAGGGTCCGGAGCAATCCCTGTGGATCTACACCGCTCCCGAGTGGGAGCGCGTCCTCGGCCGCATGCAGAGCAAATTGGATGAAGATCAAAGCCGCCTATTCATGCACTTTATCGTGTCGGAAGCCGGCAATTCCGATCTCGATAAGACCGGACGCGTGCTGATCCCCGGCCGTCTGCGCAAGCTGATCCCGCTGGATGAAGATCAAGAAGTGGTCCTGGTCGGCATGTATCACCGGATCGAGCTCTGGAATCCCTCGGACTGGCGCCGCTACATCAGCAAGACCGAAGATCACTATGAGCAAAACATCGGCAAGATCCTGAACCTGTTGTAA
- a CDS encoding ABC transporter permease, translated as MYAFLYLTIATAFRIIARNRLRAALTMLGIIIGVASVIAMASIGQGARALVQAQIATIGTNVIIVLPGTTTVGGVRAGQGAAVTLTVADALDLKKKVPLLLDTGWAKRDVLQIVSGNRNWNGPVNGISPSYLVIRDWSFAGGGPFTQADMDTAARVALLGRTVVENLFEPGEDPVGATIRIRNVPFTVVGVLAPKGQSAQGSDQDDIVFIPFTTAERKVVGTSFLGSVGALFASTVRPEDLPEAVERIREVLRGRHRLQPDQPDDFTIRTQVDIGKVQEGITATITNLLFAVASISLVVGGVGIMNILLVSVTERTREIGVRMAVGAKRGHILFQFLIEAITLSLFGGAAGILLGVLASKLATAVAGWPTVISGASILIAFCFSAAVGLFFGLYPANKASRLDPIEALRYE; from the coding sequence ATGTACGCCTTCCTCTACCTGACCATCGCGACCGCCTTCCGCATCATTGCGCGCAATCGGCTCCGCGCCGCCCTCACAATGCTGGGCATTATCATCGGCGTGGCCTCGGTCATTGCTATGGCCAGCATCGGCCAGGGAGCCCGTGCCCTTGTCCAAGCCCAGATCGCCACCATCGGCACCAACGTCATCATCGTGCTTCCGGGTACTACGACCGTGGGCGGTGTGCGAGCCGGGCAGGGAGCCGCGGTAACCCTCACGGTTGCAGATGCGCTGGACCTGAAGAAGAAGGTGCCGCTGCTGTTGGACACCGGCTGGGCCAAGCGGGATGTGTTGCAGATCGTCAGCGGCAACAGGAACTGGAATGGACCGGTCAACGGGATCTCCCCGTCGTATTTGGTGATCCGCGATTGGTCCTTTGCGGGCGGCGGTCCCTTCACGCAGGCGGATATGGATACGGCGGCGCGCGTGGCCCTGCTCGGGCGCACTGTGGTCGAGAACCTGTTCGAGCCGGGCGAAGATCCGGTGGGCGCGACCATTCGCATCAGAAATGTGCCGTTCACGGTCGTCGGCGTCCTGGCCCCCAAGGGCCAATCGGCCCAGGGCTCGGATCAGGATGACATCGTCTTCATTCCCTTCACCACGGCGGAGCGGAAGGTCGTCGGCACCTCGTTTCTCGGGTCAGTCGGGGCGCTCTTCGCCTCTACGGTCAGACCGGAAGATCTGCCGGAAGCCGTCGAACGGATCAGGGAGGTGTTGCGGGGACGCCACCGGCTGCAACCGGACCAACCGGATGATTTCACCATCCGCACCCAGGTGGATATCGGCAAAGTCCAGGAGGGCATTACCGCGACGATTACCAACCTGCTGTTCGCTGTGGCCTCGATCTCGCTCGTGGTCGGCGGCGTCGGCATCATGAACATTCTGCTGGTCTCGGTGACCGAGCGGACCAGAGAGATCGGCGTCCGGATGGCCGTCGGGGCCAAACGGGGGCATATTCTCTTTCAATTTCTGATCGAAGCGATCACGTTGAGCCTGTTCGGAGGAGCGGCCGGGATCCTGCTTGGCGTGCTGGCCTCGAAGCTCGCCACGGCTGTGGCCGGGTGGCCGACGGTCATCTCGGGCGCGTCGATTCTGATCGCCTTCTGCTTCTCCGCCGCGGTCGGGCTCTTTTTCGGCCTCTATCCGGCCAATAAGGCCTCGCGGTTGGACCCCATCGAGGCGCTTCGCTACGAATAG
- a CDS encoding ABC transporter permease, with product MIGLLLCAWRLAKGHVAGHPLRTILTLVGVSLGVAAPVGLQSANRVVLESFQDAVLEVAGGARLEVVSDRGSLAEDIIVPLRGIPEVAAAVPVLQEGLRRPSSGLAFSVLALDLLELERIKPVRVRDDRLDSSSLRWFESDAVLLGRRLAERLGAQPGRDLDVIAGVEPRRLTVAGILEGTSRGSSVWDDLAVMDIAEAQELFGRVGEVDRIELLVGAEQSLETVQRKVEALLPPSLHARRPAQRGEQVDAMIQAFRLNLLMLSLVGLLVGGFLIYNTLSFSVAQHRREIGILRAIGMTEPALAGLFLIEGALFGMVGGTLGSLLGLALADRLVLLVGRTVTDLYVAVSPGTNIAVDALPLFMRGLILGTGFSLLGALGPSIEAARTKVVQALSAGGYDSARPIRPARHGSIGLMLLSASALLSMVPPIGMIPVGGYLSVLLLLIGFSFLAPLLIHACAGRSLFGGPHRWKTHPRAMLPFLAVQTAGRSPGRNGVTVSALMIGLAIMVGVVLMIQSFRKTVEVWIDQTVVADLIVAPGGWPYAGHEGGRDLVIPRAWADRIAQTPGVEAVETYRDLRIELAGRLRSIVARDLALHAQRSRYLLVHGESKAVLREAVARRGVVISEVLATALHLDDGDEIVLPTPAGEQTFPVMGVFYDYATDGGKIVMDRALFEEFWGEGGATVVPVYLEPGADPEAVARRLEAQFLGLSRATPIFTVIKNAELRREILAIFDRTFALTYVLEVIAVLVGMLGIVNTLLTSVLERQREFATLRAMGAGDGQVTGLVLWEALYLGVIGAVLGVASGLCLALLLVRVINKQSFGWTVQLTVSFPVLAQAVALAMGAALIAGYWPARWVSRQVPAEGLRYE from the coding sequence ATGATCGGGCTCCTGCTGTGCGCCTGGCGATTGGCCAAGGGCCACGTCGCGGGCCACCCGCTTCGCACGATTCTGACCCTCGTCGGCGTGAGCCTGGGGGTTGCCGCGCCGGTGGGGCTCCAAAGCGCCAATCGGGTGGTGCTGGAGTCGTTCCAGGACGCGGTGCTTGAGGTCGCCGGCGGGGCGAGGCTGGAGGTGGTCTCCGACAGGGGGAGTCTTGCGGAGGACATCATCGTGCCCTTGCGTGGTATTCCGGAAGTGGCCGCCGCCGTGCCGGTGCTCCAGGAAGGACTTCGCCGCCCCTCGTCCGGTCTGGCTTTTTCTGTCCTGGCGCTGGATCTGCTCGAACTGGAACGGATCAAGCCCGTGCGCGTGCGGGATGACCGGCTGGACTCTTCATCTCTTCGGTGGTTCGAATCGGATGCGGTTCTGCTTGGACGCCGATTGGCCGAACGCCTAGGCGCGCAGCCGGGCCGGGACCTGGATGTGATCGCCGGGGTCGAACCGCGACGGCTGACCGTGGCCGGCATCCTGGAGGGAACCTCGCGTGGGTCGTCCGTCTGGGACGATCTGGCGGTCATGGATATCGCCGAGGCTCAGGAACTCTTCGGACGGGTGGGAGAGGTGGATCGAATCGAACTCCTGGTCGGAGCGGAACAGTCCTTGGAGACCGTACAACGAAAGGTCGAGGCCCTGCTGCCACCCTCGCTCCATGCCAGGCGACCGGCGCAACGGGGGGAGCAGGTGGACGCGATGATCCAGGCATTCAGGCTCAATCTCCTGATGTTGAGCCTGGTCGGGCTGCTTGTGGGAGGATTTTTGATCTACAACACGCTGTCGTTCTCGGTTGCGCAGCACCGCCGGGAAATCGGCATCCTGCGCGCGATCGGGATGACGGAGCCGGCGCTCGCCGGCCTGTTCCTGATCGAAGGCGCCCTGTTCGGCATGGTGGGAGGGACGCTGGGCAGCCTCCTCGGCCTGGCGTTGGCCGATCGTTTGGTCCTGCTGGTTGGCCGAACGGTGACGGATCTCTATGTCGCTGTCTCCCCCGGCACGAATATCGCTGTTGATGCCCTGCCCCTATTCATGCGAGGCCTGATCCTGGGAACGGGCTTTTCATTGTTGGGCGCCTTGGGGCCGAGTATCGAAGCTGCCCGCACGAAGGTGGTTCAGGCGCTGTCGGCCGGCGGATACGACTCGGCCCGACCTATTCGACCCGCTCGGCATGGCTCGATCGGGCTGATGCTCTTGAGCGCCTCTGCCCTATTGTCGATGGTCCCTCCGATCGGAATGATCCCTGTCGGAGGGTATCTTTCAGTCCTCTTGCTCTTGATCGGGTTCTCCTTCCTGGCACCCCTGTTGATTCATGCCTGTGCCGGCAGGAGCCTGTTCGGAGGACCTCACCGGTGGAAAACCCACCCCAGGGCCATGCTCCCGTTTCTGGCCGTCCAAACAGCGGGACGGTCACCGGGGCGAAACGGCGTCACCGTCTCCGCGCTGATGATCGGGTTGGCCATCATGGTCGGGGTGGTATTGATGATCCAGAGCTTCCGCAAGACCGTGGAGGTCTGGATTGATCAGACCGTGGTCGCGGACCTGATCGTCGCGCCTGGTGGGTGGCCCTACGCGGGGCATGAAGGCGGTCGCGACCTGGTGATTCCTCGGGCCTGGGCGGATCGGATCGCCCAGACTCCCGGCGTGGAGGCCGTCGAAACCTATCGGGACCTCCGGATCGAGCTGGCAGGGCGTCTTCGGTCGATCGTCGCCAGAGATTTGGCGCTCCATGCGCAACGGAGCCGGTATCTGCTCGTCCACGGCGAGTCGAAAGCGGTTCTGCGGGAAGCCGTCGCGCGCCGCGGCGTCGTGATCTCGGAAGTGCTGGCGACGGCGCTGCATCTCGATGACGGGGACGAGATCGTGCTGCCGACACCGGCCGGAGAGCAGACCTTTCCGGTCATGGGGGTGTTTTACGATTACGCGACCGACGGCGGAAAGATCGTGATGGACCGTGCGCTGTTTGAGGAATTCTGGGGCGAAGGGGGAGCCACGGTGGTGCCGGTGTATCTTGAGCCTGGCGCCGATCCGGAGGCGGTCGCGCGCCGCTTGGAAGCGCAATTTCTGGGGCTCAGCCGGGCCACCCCGATTTTCACGGTGATCAAGAATGCGGAGCTGCGGAGAGAGATCCTGGCGATCTTCGACCGCACGTTTGCGCTGACCTATGTGTTGGAGGTCATCGCGGTGTTGGTCGGAATGCTGGGCATCGTGAATACGCTGCTGACGTCGGTGCTGGAGCGGCAGAGGGAATTCGCTACCCTGCGGGCCATGGGAGCGGGCGATGGACAGGTCACCGGCCTGGTCCTCTGGGAAGCGCTGTACCTCGGCGTGATCGGGGCGGTCTTGGGTGTCGCCAGCGGTCTCTGCCTCGCGCTGCTGCTGGTACGGGTCATCAATAAACAGTCCTTTGGATGGACAGTACAGCTCACCGTCTCGTTTCCCGTCTTGGCACAGGCGGTCGCGCTGGCGATGGGAGCGGCCCTTATCGCCGGCTACTGGCCCGCCCGTTGGGTGAGCAGGCAGGTTCCTGCCGAGGGGTTGCGTTATGAGTGA
- a CDS encoding dihydroorotate oxidase, with amino-acid sequence MTPELSITIAGVRFPSCFMNAAGARCVTREELERLGRSRAGAIVTKSMTVEARQGNPEPRYFGFPSGSINSMGLPNLGYLAYAEMIPALRTFKKPIIASVAGLCEDDFLVIAKEINASRPDLIEVNLSCPNIPGKPQIGYDPEASERLLKRVRPLITVPMGVKLPPYFDPVHHQVMAEVIRRADVDFLSLINSVGNALVVDPDREAVVIKPKGGFGGLGGAIIKPVALANVRAFWKLLEGRVPIIGTGGVVRGIDAFEHMLCGASAVQIGTALVEEGVDVFERLERELAAVLAQKGYGSVDSCRGKLREL; translated from the coding sequence TTGACTCCTGAGTTATCGATCACCATCGCGGGAGTTCGCTTCCCCTCCTGCTTCATGAATGCCGCCGGGGCGCGCTGCGTCACGCGCGAAGAATTGGAGCGGCTGGGCCGGTCTCGCGCCGGCGCCATCGTCACCAAATCGATGACCGTGGAAGCCCGACAGGGCAACCCCGAGCCCCGGTATTTCGGCTTTCCGTCCGGGTCGATCAATTCCATGGGTTTGCCGAATCTGGGCTACCTCGCCTATGCGGAAATGATCCCCGCGCTGCGGACTTTCAAGAAGCCGATCATTGCCAGCGTGGCCGGCCTGTGCGAGGACGACTTCCTCGTCATCGCCAAGGAGATCAACGCCAGCCGGCCGGATCTGATCGAAGTGAACCTGTCCTGTCCGAACATTCCGGGGAAACCGCAAATCGGCTACGATCCCGAGGCGTCGGAGCGGCTGCTCAAGCGGGTCCGGCCTCTGATCACCGTTCCCATGGGGGTGAAATTGCCCCCCTATTTCGATCCCGTCCACCATCAGGTGATGGCGGAGGTCATCCGTCGCGCGGACGTGGACTTTCTCTCGCTGATCAATTCGGTCGGCAATGCGCTGGTCGTCGATCCCGACCGGGAAGCGGTGGTGATCAAACCGAAAGGCGGATTCGGGGGACTCGGCGGCGCCATCATCAAGCCGGTAGCCCTGGCCAACGTTCGGGCCTTCTGGAAGCTGCTGGAAGGCCGGGTGCCGATTATCGGAACGGGCGGGGTCGTTCGGGGCATCGATGCGTTCGAGCACATGCTGTGCGGAGCGTCCGCCGTCCAGATCGGGACTGCGCTGGTCGAAGAAGGGGTGGACGTGTTTGAGCGGCTGGAGCGGGAACTGGCGGCGGTCCTGGCGCAAAAAGGGTACGGATCGGTCGACTCGTGCCGGGGGAAGCTCCGGGAGCTCTGA
- a CDS encoding ABC transporter ATP-binding protein: MSIRTYIVQLRAVSKIYDRGPVPVHALRDVTLSVGTGEFLALTGPSGCGKSTLLNLVAGLDRPTSGDIVLDGQPTGGWSSLQWTRARRDLIGIVFQAFHLLPALTAEENVAMPLLLSGSAGRSLSSRVAECLDLVGLRERAKHRPSELSGGEQQRVAIARGVVHRPRLLIADEPTGNLDSRTAAEILALLRSLPRQLGCTIMLATHSDAAARQADRLCRMKDGLLHDHPPKTLPQDTA; the protein is encoded by the coding sequence ATGTCGATCCGGACCTACATCGTTCAACTGCGCGCCGTGAGCAAGATCTACGATCGGGGGCCTGTGCCGGTCCACGCCTTGCGCGACGTGACGCTGTCCGTGGGAACCGGAGAGTTTCTTGCGCTGACCGGTCCCAGCGGCTGCGGCAAGAGCACCCTTTTGAACCTGGTGGCCGGGCTCGACCGGCCGACCTCTGGCGACATTGTTCTGGATGGGCAACCGACCGGAGGCTGGTCTTCCCTGCAATGGACCAGGGCAAGACGGGATCTGATCGGGATCGTGTTTCAAGCCTTTCACCTCTTGCCGGCCTTGACGGCCGAAGAAAACGTGGCGATGCCGCTATTGCTGAGCGGCTCTGCGGGCCGCAGCCTGTCGTCCCGTGTGGCGGAATGTCTGGATCTGGTCGGCCTTCGCGAGAGGGCCAAGCATAGGCCGAGCGAGCTGTCCGGCGGAGAACAGCAGCGGGTGGCCATCGCGCGAGGAGTCGTGCACAGGCCGAGACTGCTCATCGCGGACGAACCGACCGGCAACCTGGATTCGCGAACGGCCGCAGAGATTCTGGCGCTCTTGAGGAGCTTGCCGCGCCAACTCGGCTGCACTATTATGCTGGCCACGCACAGTGATGCGGCGGCAAGGCAGGCCGATCGCCTCTGCCGGATGAAGGACGGGTTGCTTCATGACCACCCGCCAAAGACACTGCCACAGGACACCGCTTGA
- a CDS encoding LuxR C-terminal-related transcriptional regulator → MRTRRKTTKRARSRVRSRAHAASTRSVPRLALTPRQKEILRCVAQGLTNRETAHRLRISVRTVEVHRFNLMRRLGVRNVAQLLRQALAHKFLPKNFLAR, encoded by the coding sequence ATGAGGACGCGACGAAAGACCACCAAACGAGCCAGATCCCGAGTCAGGTCACGCGCCCATGCGGCGAGCACACGTTCCGTCCCGAGGCTGGCCCTGACGCCTCGCCAGAAGGAAATCCTGCGCTGTGTGGCTCAAGGCCTGACTAACCGCGAGACGGCGCACCGGCTGCGGATCAGCGTGCGTACGGTCGAGGTGCACCGGTTCAACCTCATGCGGCGGTTGGGGGTCCGGAACGTGGCGCAGTTGCTCCGCCAAGCTTTGGCGCACAAGTTCCTTCCGAAAAATTTCCTCGCCCGGTAG
- the bioB gene encoding biotin synthase BioB has product MMHDVFYQSCSVKALRDEPLTRDEAAAVLSAPDDHLLKLLDAAFAVRRRYFGRKVRLQMLQNAKSGACQEDCHYCSQSSISTAPIERYGLLPREAMMAGAKQAAASKAQRYCIVISGRGPLDREIDEISEAVRAIKRDIPIQICCSLGLLNGEQARRLKAAGVDRINHNLNTSERYHPSICTTHAYQDRLATIRHARDANLEICCGGILGMGEQDEDVLDLAYALLDVRPHSIPLNTLHPVQGTPLEGCDDLSPQRCLKILCLFRFLHPKTEIRVAGGREHNLRWLQPLSLYPADSVFVNGYLTTPGQPAPDVWKMIEDLGFEVEVQDDQPAGAGREA; this is encoded by the coding sequence ATGATGCACGACGTATTCTATCAATCCTGTTCAGTCAAGGCGCTTCGGGATGAACCGCTGACCCGCGACGAGGCGGCGGCCGTCCTGTCGGCGCCGGACGATCATCTCCTGAAGCTGCTCGACGCGGCCTTTGCCGTGCGCCGGCGTTATTTCGGCCGCAAGGTCCGGCTGCAAATGCTGCAAAACGCGAAGAGCGGCGCCTGCCAGGAGGATTGCCACTATTGCTCGCAATCATCGATTTCGACCGCGCCGATCGAACGATACGGCCTGCTGCCGCGCGAAGCCATGATGGCGGGAGCCAAGCAGGCGGCCGCGTCCAAGGCCCAGCGTTATTGCATCGTGATCAGCGGCCGAGGCCCACTCGATCGGGAAATCGACGAGATCTCCGAGGCGGTCCGCGCGATCAAGCGGGACATCCCGATTCAAATCTGCTGTTCGTTGGGATTGCTGAACGGAGAGCAGGCCCGCCGGTTAAAAGCGGCCGGCGTGGATCGCATCAACCACAACCTGAACACGAGTGAGCGGTACCATCCGTCGATCTGCACCACGCACGCCTACCAGGACCGGTTGGCCACCATTCGCCACGCGCGCGACGCGAATCTCGAGATCTGCTGCGGCGGCATCCTCGGCATGGGGGAACAGGATGAGGATGTCCTGGACCTGGCGTACGCTTTGCTGGATGTCCGGCCGCATTCGATTCCGCTGAACACCCTGCACCCGGTTCAGGGCACGCCGCTGGAAGGCTGCGACGACCTAAGCCCTCAACGCTGCCTGAAGATCCTCTGCCTGTTCCGTTTTCTCCATCCGAAGACGGAAATCAGGGTCGCCGGCGGACGCGAGCACAACCTCCGCTGGTTGCAGCCGCTGTCGCTCTATCCGGCCGATTCCGTCTTCGTGAACGGCTACCTGACGACACCGGGCCAGCCGGCGCCGGATGTCTGGAAGATGATTGAAGACCTCGGCTTCGAAGTCGAGGTGCAGGACGATCAGCCAGCCGGAGCCGGTCGAGAAGCCTGA
- a CDS encoding efflux RND transporter periplasmic adaptor subunit → MRRTVSIIALLGAVGAGVWLFLFSNDSPTVIRYKTAVLERGAVVSVVNATGTVNPVVAVQVGTQVSGMIKSLNADFNSVVKAGDVIAQIDPAPFQARRDQTAGNLGMARAAVSKARVDLAQRTRELERMKGLLAQQFVSQNDVDMALTAQENAQAQLKLAEAQLKQAEATLDAAELDLKYTTIRSPVNGIVIARNVEVGQTVAASFATPNLFLIALDLTQMQVDTNVSEADIGGIAEGKAAVFTVDAYPGELFRGKIRQVRNAPINVQNVVTYNVVVGVENQDLRLKPGMTANVSIVVAQRDQVLKVPNAALRFVPPAVPLGGGGIGAATAAPKADVATETRGKTLWRLGSGDRPEPVPIQTGLSDGLFTEIIGATLQEGDRVIVGLESPRLEQRTTTLPPGFGSAQRRSGRDRSL, encoded by the coding sequence ATGCGTCGAACGGTTTCGATCATCGCATTATTGGGTGCCGTGGGAGCCGGTGTCTGGCTCTTCTTGTTCTCGAATGATTCCCCCACGGTGATCAGGTACAAGACGGCCGTGCTCGAACGGGGGGCCGTTGTGTCGGTCGTCAATGCGACCGGGACCGTCAATCCCGTCGTTGCGGTTCAAGTTGGAACCCAGGTCTCGGGCATGATCAAGAGCCTCAATGCGGACTTCAATTCGGTTGTCAAAGCAGGCGACGTGATCGCGCAGATCGATCCGGCACCCTTTCAAGCCAGGCGGGATCAGACCGCCGGTAATTTGGGGATGGCGCGGGCGGCGGTCTCCAAGGCGCGGGTGGACCTCGCGCAACGGACGCGCGAGTTGGAACGGATGAAGGGATTGCTTGCCCAGCAGTTCGTGTCGCAGAACGATGTCGATATGGCCCTGACGGCGCAGGAAAACGCCCAGGCCCAGCTCAAGCTGGCCGAAGCCCAACTGAAACAGGCGGAGGCCACGCTGGATGCGGCCGAGCTCGATTTGAAGTACACGACCATTCGTTCCCCGGTAAACGGGATCGTGATCGCCCGTAACGTCGAGGTGGGCCAGACGGTCGCCGCAAGCTTCGCCACCCCCAACCTGTTTTTGATCGCCTTGGACTTGACCCAGATGCAGGTGGATACGAATGTCAGCGAAGCCGATATTGGAGGAATTGCCGAAGGGAAAGCGGCCGTCTTCACGGTGGACGCCTACCCGGGGGAATTGTTCCGCGGCAAGATCCGGCAGGTGCGCAATGCGCCGATCAACGTCCAGAACGTGGTCACCTACAATGTGGTGGTCGGAGTCGAAAACCAGGACCTGCGATTGAAGCCGGGAATGACCGCCAATGTGTCGATTGTGGTCGCGCAGCGGGATCAGGTCCTCAAGGTGCCCAACGCCGCGCTACGGTTCGTGCCGCCCGCCGTTCCGCTGGGAGGCGGGGGGATCGGCGCCGCGACGGCGGCGCCGAAGGCTGATGTCGCGACGGAAACGAGGGGGAAAACGCTGTGGCGGCTCGGCAGCGGAGACCGGCCGGAACCGGTCCCGATCCAAACCGGCCTCTCCGACGGCCTGTTTACGGAAATTATCGGGGCCACGCTGCAGGAAGGGGACCGTGTCATCGTCGGCCTGGAGTCGCCGAGGTTAGAACAGAGGACAACCACCTTGCCGCCCGGCTTCGGCTCGGCACAGCGGCGATCGGGGCGCGATCGAAGCCTGTAG
- a CDS encoding ABC transporter ATP-binding protein has product MGDLIDCRDVWKIYRVGAVEVPALRGVTLQVQSGEFIAILGSSGSGKSTLMYILGCLDRPTSGTYLLERRDIGAASADELAEIRNRKIGFVFQSFNLIPRTSALENAQLPLFYRGLGLSEQRARASAALARVGLSGRESHYPAQLSGGQQQRVAIARALVTDPSILLADEPTGNLDTESSREIMRILQGLNRDEGITVILVTHEADIAAHASRQLTMKDGEIVSDRAVSPAFISAPSCTPSST; this is encoded by the coding sequence ATGGGAGATCTGATCGACTGTCGGGATGTCTGGAAAATCTACCGGGTTGGAGCGGTGGAGGTGCCGGCGCTGCGGGGGGTCACCCTTCAAGTGCAATCCGGGGAATTCATCGCGATCCTCGGCTCATCCGGATCGGGCAAATCGACCCTCATGTATATCCTGGGCTGTCTGGACCGGCCGACCAGCGGGACGTACCTGCTTGAGAGACGGGATATCGGAGCTGCTTCGGCCGATGAGCTGGCCGAGATCCGAAACCGGAAGATCGGATTTGTCTTTCAAAGCTTCAACCTGATCCCTCGCACGAGCGCCTTGGAAAATGCCCAGCTTCCGCTGTTCTATCGAGGCCTGGGGCTGAGCGAACAGCGGGCCCGGGCGTCGGCGGCGCTCGCCCGCGTCGGGCTCTCGGGTCGCGAATCGCATTACCCCGCTCAACTGTCAGGAGGACAGCAGCAGCGAGTGGCGATCGCACGGGCCCTGGTCACGGATCCGTCGATTCTCCTGGCGGATGAGCCCACTGGAAACCTCGATACGGAGTCCAGCCGAGAGATCATGCGCATTCTCCAAGGCTTGAACCGTGATGAAGGCATCACGGTCATTCTCGTGACCCACGAGGCCGACATCGCGGCCCATGCGTCCCGACAACTGACGATGAAGGATGGTGAAATCGTGAGCGACCGGGCCGTTTCGCCGGCGTTCATCTCTGCTCCGTCATGTACGCCTTCCTCTACCTGA